Proteins from a single region of Deltaproteobacteria bacterium:
- the mutL gene encoding DNA mismatch repair endonuclease MutL, producing MGRIHLLDPHTIGQIRAGEVIERPASIVKELVENSIDAGARSINVRISGGGVTEIVVQDDGEGMSPEDALLAVQRHATSKLTQSADLFALSTLGFRGEGLASIAAVAQVELTTREPASVEGLRVQIAGDAPAKMAPAAAPPGTTVVVRHLFFNTPPRRAFLKSPTSEGNQIEEMLIGLALSRPEIRFQFTWDQRAVFDALPQDTLAGRVKAVLGKEWAEGLLPVSATEELSVESGIGMSGLVSPPDRHRNTRTGQYFFVNKRLVKSQPLSFALSRGYGELLPQGRFPLAVLFLTAPRQSVDVNVHPTKREVKFQDERAVLHVLVHGVRSSLDRANLFKTATLPMPAAPDGFAASTSWALSPDIPMPDPEDFPARRKTAADVDRSDPLLRLVPKPPPVLPVAPNARAAGALGMSAQPTLWRRPDGAEFRIVGQSHELFVLVEVEGELWVVDQHASHERVVYEQVLDTLHHRKGDSQPLLLPITFELAPTARAALEEAQEYLTALGFDIQPFGGGTYQVQATPPYFRASDTPELIIELAQARAEGRSDNSVEAKIEDLAARVACKVKSVKAGQTLTPEAMKALVKSLLDCRSPFVCPHGRPTMVRLAVQQLAAQFDRR from the coding sequence ATGGGCCGCATCCATTTACTTGACCCGCACACCATTGGCCAGATTCGCGCCGGTGAGGTTATCGAACGCCCTGCCTCGATCGTCAAAGAGCTGGTGGAAAATTCGATCGACGCCGGTGCGCGTAGTATCAACGTGCGGATTTCAGGCGGCGGCGTGACCGAGATCGTTGTACAGGACGATGGCGAAGGGATGAGTCCTGAAGATGCGCTGCTGGCTGTGCAGCGGCACGCGACCAGCAAGCTGACTCAGAGCGCCGACTTGTTTGCTCTCTCGACCCTGGGGTTTCGTGGCGAAGGATTAGCCAGCATTGCCGCCGTGGCGCAAGTCGAACTGACGACGCGTGAACCGGCGTCCGTGGAAGGCCTGCGCGTGCAAATCGCCGGCGACGCGCCGGCAAAAATGGCCCCTGCTGCCGCGCCGCCAGGAACCACGGTGGTCGTTCGGCATCTTTTTTTCAATACGCCACCACGGCGGGCTTTTCTGAAGTCGCCCACTTCCGAAGGCAATCAGATCGAAGAGATGCTGATCGGCTTGGCCTTGTCCCGGCCCGAGATCCGTTTTCAGTTCACCTGGGATCAGCGCGCGGTATTCGATGCGCTGCCGCAAGACACGCTGGCCGGGCGTGTCAAAGCTGTGTTGGGAAAAGAGTGGGCGGAGGGGTTGCTGCCAGTGTCCGCCACGGAGGAACTGTCCGTCGAAAGCGGCATCGGGATGTCCGGGTTAGTGAGTCCTCCGGACCGTCACCGCAACACCCGCACCGGGCAGTATTTCTTCGTCAACAAACGCTTGGTGAAGAGTCAGCCGTTGTCGTTCGCGCTCAGCCGTGGGTATGGAGAACTCCTGCCGCAAGGGCGGTTTCCGCTCGCGGTGCTCTTTCTTACGGCACCACGGCAAAGCGTCGATGTGAACGTCCACCCGACCAAGCGTGAGGTGAAGTTCCAAGACGAGCGCGCCGTGCTGCATGTGTTGGTGCATGGCGTGCGCTCCTCGCTCGACCGGGCCAACCTTTTCAAAACTGCGACGCTGCCGATGCCAGCAGCTCCAGACGGATTTGCTGCCTCGACCTCGTGGGCCTTGAGTCCAGATATTCCCATGCCTGACCCGGAGGATTTTCCCGCGCGGCGGAAAACTGCTGCCGATGTAGACCGTTCCGATCCGCTTCTGCGACTCGTGCCCAAGCCGCCGCCGGTGCTGCCCGTTGCGCCTAACGCGCGCGCGGCTGGGGCTCTCGGGATGTCAGCACAGCCGACCTTGTGGCGTCGTCCTGATGGCGCCGAGTTTCGCATTGTGGGGCAAAGCCACGAATTGTTTGTCCTGGTTGAAGTCGAGGGCGAGCTGTGGGTGGTCGATCAACATGCGTCCCACGAACGCGTTGTCTACGAACAAGTGCTGGACACGCTCCATCATCGCAAGGGAGATTCGCAACCGCTTCTGCTGCCCATCACCTTTGAGCTTGCACCAACGGCGCGTGCGGCACTCGAAGAGGCGCAAGAGTATCTCACTGCTTTGGGGTTCGACATTCAACCGTTCGGTGGTGGCACTTACCAAGTGCAGGCGACTCCGCCCTACTTCCGCGCCTCCGATACCCCCGAGCTGATTATCGAACTTGCGCAGGCGCGCGCCGAAGGGCGCTCTGACAACTCGGTCGAGGCGAAAATTGAAGACCTCGCCGCGCGGGTCGCGTGCAAGGTGAAATCCGTAAAAGCTGGACAAACGCTGACACCCGAAGCCATGAAAGCGTTGGTAAAATCGCTGCTCGACTGTCGCTCGCCTTTCGTGTGCCCGCACGGGCGACCGACCATGGTGCGCTTAGCTGTGCAGCAGCTCGCGGCGCAGTTCGATCGGCGGTAA
- a CDS encoding amidohydrolase family protein, translated as MATNGTSKSAAVRAKLNHPVIDSDGHMIEFEPGFLDYLRQVGGQKIVDRYLSDDRNTGAWGKLFNWYRLSPEERREQHTTRSPWWALPTKNTLDRATAVLPKLLHERLDDIGLDFTVLYPSLGLAFPHLEDEELRRATCRASNMFYADYFREYADRMTPAACIPMHTPQEAIEELEYVRNTLGLKAIMMAGHAQRSIPAAVRKDAGVGRHAFWIDNFCIDSAYDYDPVWAKCVELKLPPTFHSPGMGWGSRTTTNYMYNHTGHFAAAGELICKAMLMGGVTRRFPTLKVGFLEAGVGWASDLYAGIVARWKKRNPKGLENYRPENLNKELWFDLHRRYGDATVQSKLEELHKDKGTLIGTREDLSTLDDWARCGVEKAEDLKDLFVPNFYFGCEADDPLNATAFNSKMNPFGARLGAIFSSDIGHWDVPDMTEVLEEAYELVEHEVITEEDFRDFVFTNPAKMWAGMNPDFFTGTVVEREVEKLMGTLAK; from the coding sequence ATGGCAACAAACGGGACATCCAAATCCGCCGCTGTGCGGGCGAAACTTAACCATCCGGTGATCGATTCCGATGGGCACATGATCGAGTTCGAGCCCGGGTTTCTCGATTATCTGCGCCAAGTGGGCGGGCAAAAGATCGTGGACCGCTACCTGTCCGATGACCGCAACACCGGCGCGTGGGGGAAGTTGTTCAACTGGTATCGTCTGTCGCCTGAAGAGCGGCGTGAGCAGCACACTACTCGCTCGCCGTGGTGGGCGCTGCCGACGAAAAATACCCTCGATCGCGCGACTGCCGTTTTACCGAAACTGCTCCATGAACGGCTGGATGACATCGGTCTGGACTTTACCGTTCTGTATCCATCGCTGGGTTTGGCTTTCCCGCACCTTGAGGATGAGGAGCTGCGGCGCGCCACCTGCCGCGCGAGCAATATGTTCTACGCGGACTACTTTCGCGAGTATGCCGATCGCATGACCCCGGCGGCCTGCATTCCTATGCATACTCCGCAGGAAGCCATCGAAGAGCTGGAGTACGTGAGGAACACCCTCGGCCTTAAAGCCATTATGATGGCTGGGCACGCACAGCGCTCGATTCCTGCGGCTGTCCGCAAAGATGCCGGAGTTGGGCGGCATGCGTTCTGGATCGATAACTTCTGCATCGACAGCGCCTATGACTACGACCCCGTGTGGGCTAAATGCGTGGAACTCAAACTGCCGCCGACCTTTCACTCGCCTGGCATGGGTTGGGGCAGCCGCACGACCACGAACTACATGTACAACCACACTGGCCATTTCGCAGCAGCAGGCGAGTTGATTTGTAAAGCCATGCTCATGGGCGGCGTGACTCGGCGGTTTCCAACGTTAAAGGTGGGATTTTTGGAAGCCGGGGTCGGGTGGGCGTCCGACCTCTACGCTGGGATCGTTGCCCGCTGGAAAAAACGCAATCCCAAAGGGTTGGAAAACTACAGGCCGGAAAACCTGAATAAGGAGTTGTGGTTCGATTTGCATCGCCGCTATGGCGATGCCACCGTGCAGAGCAAGCTGGAAGAGCTGCATAAAGATAAAGGCACCCTCATCGGCACGAGAGAAGACCTGTCCACACTCGACGACTGGGCGCGCTGTGGCGTGGAGAAAGCCGAAGATCTCAAGGATCTGTTCGTGCCGAATTTCTACTTCGGCTGCGAGGCTGACGATCCGCTCAATGCCACGGCTTTCAATAGCAAAATGAATCCCTTCGGTGCGCGGCTGGGGGCGATCTTCAGTTCGGATATTGGTCACTGGGATGTGCCGGATATGACCGAAGTGCTCGAAGAAGCCTACGAGCTGGTCGAGCACGAAGTCATCACCGAGGAAGATTTTCGCGATTTCGTGTTTACGAATCCGGCGAAGATGTGGGCGGGTATGAATCCCGACTTCTTCACCGGCACGGTGGTGGAGCGTGAAGTAGAGAAGTTGATGGGAACGCTGGCAAAATGA
- a CDS encoding type II toxin-antitoxin system PemK/MazF family toxin, translating to MNRGEIYRTRERVPERGNKPGFYLVVSRGFIANHQDVSTVICAPIYSEVLGLSTEIVLGPEDGLPHVSAARCDFLMLMFKAKLTHFVGTFSPDRIERLNRALSHALGIV from the coding sequence ATGAATCGCGGGGAAATCTATCGTACGCGAGAGCGTGTTCCCGAGCGCGGCAATAAACCAGGCTTCTATCTCGTCGTTTCTCGCGGCTTCATTGCAAACCACCAAGATGTCTCCACCGTCATTTGTGCCCCGATATACAGCGAGGTCTTAGGGCTAAGTACGGAGATTGTTCTCGGTCCAGAGGATGGGCTCCCTCACGTAAGCGCTGCCCGTTGCGATTTCCTTATGTTAATGTTCAAAGCCAAACTTACCCATTTCGTCGGAACTTTCTCCCCGGATAGAATCGAGAGGCTTAACCGCGCTCTTTCCCACGCTTTGGGAATTGTCTAG
- the mutS gene encoding DNA mismatch repair protein MutS, producing the protein MALTPLMEQYLATKRQYPDAFVFFRLGDFYEIFLDDAPQVAALLDLTLTARDGGDGKVPMCGVPYHAVQGYIARLVKAGKKVAICEQIEDPKTAKGLVKRAVTRVVTPSTFIEDDAGPASPSLIGVFCVEKRWGIALLEPNTGAFLFWEESEATILDALERIVASELVTTKSLALAPVLATHCQARPDLVVTRMDDWNADLAESTAYIKGFFGLDSLRALELETATTSAVALILRFLQAHLQTALPHVALPRRHQVGTTMALGPVVERSLELFRSANGDGRGKTLLEVLDETLTPMGGRLLRRWLGNPLLSIMAITERHAAVEELTMRSSTVDALRSALAPLRDLERLAARFSARVATPKDAAALRDSLAQIPAVAQAVADVSSPLLVEQAGQLAVDLSELSETLRRALVDIPPLHLRDGGGIAHGYHPELDRLRSIASDAKQWLARLQAQEITRTSISSLKIGYTRVFGYYLEVPNAHKAKVPPEYTRKQTLANAERFITPELKDYEEQILHAEERAIILEQELFNDLCALVLQHLRRIQAVASALAHVDVLACFAWVATRQQYVRPEMTEEPILHLTGARHPVVEVLLGSSKFIENDVELDRETRQLILLTAPNMSGKSVYLRQTALIVVLAQIGSFVPAQAARIGIVDRIFTRIGASDNLALGESTFAVEMIETAQILNYATPRSLLLMDEIGRGTSTADGLSIARAIIEFLVDADGPRPRTLFATHFHELTELKKLLPGVENQTFAVREWQGEVIFLYKVIAGAADDSYGIHVAKLAGLPRVVTDRAEEILKDLEERGVNVVRPAVKRTRVRGVRTALSQDPAQLGLFRDVSRPA; encoded by the coding sequence ATGGCCCTCACCCCGTTAATGGAGCAGTACCTGGCGACCAAGCGGCAGTATCCTGACGCGTTCGTGTTTTTTCGTCTGGGTGACTTTTACGAGATCTTTCTAGATGACGCGCCGCAAGTGGCGGCGCTCCTCGACCTGACGTTGACCGCGCGCGACGGTGGCGATGGGAAAGTCCCCATGTGCGGGGTACCGTATCATGCCGTGCAAGGCTACATTGCCCGGCTCGTTAAAGCTGGAAAGAAAGTCGCGATCTGCGAGCAGATCGAAGATCCGAAAACCGCTAAGGGGCTGGTCAAGCGAGCGGTCACGCGTGTGGTCACGCCTTCGACGTTCATCGAGGACGATGCCGGGCCGGCGAGCCCGTCGCTGATCGGTGTGTTCTGCGTCGAGAAGCGGTGGGGGATCGCGCTGCTCGAACCCAACACCGGTGCCTTCCTGTTCTGGGAAGAAAGCGAAGCGACAATCCTGGACGCGCTGGAGAGGATCGTGGCGAGTGAACTCGTGACGACCAAGAGCCTCGCGCTCGCTCCCGTGCTCGCTACCCATTGCCAAGCCCGCCCCGACCTGGTCGTCACACGCATGGACGACTGGAACGCCGACCTTGCCGAGAGTACGGCGTACATCAAAGGCTTCTTCGGGTTGGATTCGCTCCGTGCACTCGAACTTGAGACGGCAACGACGAGTGCCGTGGCCCTCATCCTTCGATTTCTCCAGGCCCATTTGCAAACTGCCTTACCCCACGTCGCTCTGCCGCGCCGCCATCAAGTGGGGACGACCATGGCGCTTGGTCCGGTGGTGGAACGGAGTCTTGAGCTGTTTCGTTCCGCGAATGGCGACGGACGAGGGAAGACTCTGCTCGAGGTGTTGGATGAAACGTTGACCCCGATGGGTGGACGCTTGCTGCGTCGCTGGTTAGGGAATCCGTTATTGTCGATCATGGCGATTACCGAGCGCCATGCGGCGGTGGAAGAGCTGACAATGCGATCGAGTACCGTGGATGCGCTGCGTTCGGCATTGGCACCGTTGCGAGATCTCGAACGCCTCGCCGCGCGGTTTAGTGCCCGCGTGGCAACCCCGAAAGATGCTGCCGCGTTGCGGGATTCGTTGGCCCAGATTCCCGCCGTCGCGCAGGCTGTGGCTGACGTGTCGTCGCCGCTGCTGGTTGAGCAGGCTGGTCAACTCGCCGTCGACCTCTCCGAATTGAGCGAAACGTTACGGCGTGCACTAGTGGATATCCCACCACTGCATCTCCGCGATGGCGGTGGGATCGCCCACGGATATCACCCTGAGCTTGATCGCTTGCGGTCGATCGCGTCCGATGCCAAGCAATGGCTGGCGCGGCTCCAGGCGCAGGAAATCACCCGCACTAGCATCTCGTCGTTGAAAATTGGCTACACGCGCGTGTTCGGTTATTACTTGGAGGTGCCCAACGCCCACAAGGCCAAGGTTCCGCCGGAGTACACCCGGAAGCAGACGCTAGCCAACGCCGAGCGTTTCATTACTCCTGAATTGAAAGACTACGAAGAACAGATCCTCCATGCCGAGGAGCGGGCGATCATTTTAGAGCAGGAGCTTTTCAACGATCTGTGTGCCTTGGTGTTGCAACACCTGCGTCGGATTCAAGCCGTGGCCAGTGCGCTCGCGCATGTGGATGTGCTGGCGTGCTTCGCTTGGGTGGCGACGCGGCAGCAGTACGTGCGACCGGAGATGACGGAGGAACCGATCTTACATCTGACCGGTGCCCGTCATCCGGTGGTCGAGGTCTTACTCGGTAGCAGCAAATTCATTGAAAACGATGTCGAGCTGGACCGCGAAACGCGCCAGTTGATCCTGTTGACCGCACCCAACATGAGCGGGAAGTCGGTCTACTTGCGTCAGACGGCGTTGATCGTCGTGCTCGCGCAGATCGGCTCGTTCGTGCCAGCACAGGCGGCACGGATCGGTATCGTCGATCGTATTTTTACCCGCATCGGCGCGTCAGATAATCTGGCGCTGGGCGAAAGCACTTTCGCTGTCGAGATGATCGAGACGGCGCAGATTCTCAATTACGCCACGCCCCGTAGTTTGCTGCTCATGGACGAAATCGGACGTGGCACTTCCACGGCGGATGGTCTTTCCATAGCGCGGGCGATTATCGAGTTTTTGGTCGATGCCGACGGGCCGCGTCCGCGCACCCTTTTTGCCACACATTTCCACGAACTCACAGAACTGAAAAAGCTGTTGCCCGGCGTAGAGAACCAGACCTTCGCGGTGCGGGAATGGCAAGGCGAAGTCATCTTCCTCTATAAGGTGATCGCCGGCGCGGCGGACGACTCGTACGGCATTCATGTGGCGAAACTTGCCGGGTTGCCACGGGTGGTGACCGACCGGGCCGAAGAAATCCTTAAAGACTTGGAGGAGCGAGGCGTCAACGTCGTGCGACCCGCCGTGAAACGGACCCGAGTACGTGGAGTGCGCACCGCGCTCTCGCAAGACCCGGCGCAGCTTGGCCTCTTTCGCGATGTTTCCCGGCCCGCTTAG
- a CDS encoding YgiT-type zinc finger protein, producing MANEKGAELIELCYFCRGKVELQTIRHVHQWGEKIFIFKNVPAEVCTQCGESYFGPDALEKMDSVVNGLREPEEVTQVPVYSL from the coding sequence TTGGCGAACGAGAAAGGAGCCGAACTAATAGAGCTGTGCTACTTCTGTAGGGGAAAGGTGGAGCTGCAAACGATTCGTCATGTCCATCAGTGGGGAGAAAAAATCTTCATCTTTAAGAATGTTCCAGCCGAGGTGTGCACGCAATGCGGAGAATCGTACTTCGGGCCGGACGCGTTAGAGAAGATGGATAGCGTGGTCAATGGTCTTCGGGAACCAGAGGAAGTCACTCAGGTACCGGTATATTCGTTGTAG
- a CDS encoding DUF433 domain-containing protein, which yields MATDWRYRIIIDPGIHHGVPCIKGTRVPVSVLVGSIADGDSINDLLEAYPQLTEEDIHAALKFAAEAVSSADFIPLAGQGK from the coding sequence ATGGCAACGGACTGGAGATATCGCATCATCATTGATCCAGGTATTCACCATGGAGTTCCTTGTATTAAGGGAACGCGGGTGCCTGTCAGTGTCCTTGTCGGGAGCATTGCCGACGGAGATTCGATAAACGATCTTCTAGAGGCATATCCTCAGCTGACTGAAGAGGACATTCATGCCGCACTGAAATTTGCTGCCGAAGCTGTTAGCTCTGCGGACTTCATTCCCTTGGCAGGGCAAGGGAAATAA
- a CDS encoding DUF5615 family PIN-like protein, with protein MAIRVKIDEDLPKQIAELFAQHGYEAATVVEQGWQGLPDEQLWPRVQQEGRLLVTADKGFADLRTYPPGSHSGILLLRLEEESRRGYLELVRTVLQQLAMDGHVGDVIVASPRGIRIRKP; from the coding sequence ATGGCTATCCGTGTCAAGATTGATGAAGACTTGCCAAAGCAGATAGCTGAACTTTTTGCTCAACATGGCTATGAAGCCGCCACTGTTGTCGAGCAAGGCTGGCAAGGGTTGCCCGATGAGCAACTGTGGCCTCGGGTGCAACAGGAGGGGCGGTTACTCGTTACCGCGGATAAAGGATTTGCGGATTTACGTACCTATCCACCAGGGAGTCACTCGGGGATTCTTCTTCTTCGCTTGGAGGAGGAAAGTCGTCGAGGCTACCTAGAATTAGTCCGAACTGTTCTTCAGCAATTGGCAATGGATGGGCACGTTGGAGATGTGATTGTTGCGTCCCCTCGCGGCATTCGCATCCGCAAACCTTGA
- the dusB gene encoding tRNA dihydrouridine synthase DusB, with product MTGQLSIGSLRLTSNLFLAPLAGYTTLPFRLCLREIGGFGLAATELIHARSFLEQQRKALDLAQTTADDRPLAVQLFGSVAEEIRDAAQLAQERGAAVVDLNMGCPVEKVVSRGAGAAMLQDPRKTGDLVRLLTRAVSIPVTVKTRLGWDGSRLDAVELAPILEDAGVAALTIHGRTREGQFSGGVDLTGIRAVVQSVKTLPILGNGDVRDLRAARRMLSETGCAGVMIGRGALANPWVFQEIRAGLDGTAPPPAPTVLERVAFMTRHFLRVVELSGEYVACLQFRKMIDWYAKAFGPCTALKRGIKQLGSAAQFHDLVGEFLAECNRIAEMAERETAMAS from the coding sequence GTGACTGGACAGTTGTCTATCGGGTCCCTGCGTTTGACCTCGAATTTGTTCCTGGCCCCTCTCGCAGGCTATACGACCCTGCCGTTTCGCCTGTGCTTGCGTGAAATCGGTGGATTCGGCTTGGCTGCCACCGAATTGATTCACGCCCGCTCGTTTTTAGAGCAGCAACGTAAGGCGCTGGACTTGGCACAGACTACTGCGGACGACCGTCCGTTAGCCGTGCAATTGTTCGGTTCCGTCGCCGAGGAAATTCGTGACGCCGCGCAGTTAGCGCAGGAACGAGGAGCTGCGGTCGTAGATCTCAACATGGGCTGCCCTGTGGAGAAAGTGGTGTCGCGTGGCGCCGGGGCTGCCATGCTACAAGATCCGCGTAAAACCGGAGATCTTGTGCGACTGCTGACGCGAGCAGTGAGCATTCCCGTGACAGTCAAAACCCGTCTCGGTTGGGACGGATCGCGCCTGGACGCAGTGGAGTTGGCGCCGATTCTGGAAGATGCCGGCGTGGCGGCCCTGACGATTCATGGCCGGACCAGGGAAGGGCAGTTCAGTGGGGGAGTGGATTTGACGGGGATTCGCGCTGTTGTACAGTCTGTCAAAACTCTGCCGATCCTGGGCAACGGCGACGTACGCGATCTGCGTGCCGCCCGACGTATGCTCAGCGAAACCGGCTGCGCCGGCGTGATGATCGGGCGCGGGGCTTTGGCGAATCCATGGGTGTTCCAGGAAATTCGCGCCGGGTTGGACGGGACGGCACCACCGCCTGCGCCGACAGTGCTGGAGCGAGTGGCGTTTATGACTCGCCACTTTCTGCGCGTGGTGGAGCTGAGCGGCGAGTATGTTGCCTGCCTACAATTCCGTAAGATGATCGACTGGTATGCGAAAGCGTTTGGTCCATGCACCGCGTTGAAACGCGGGATCAAGCAGCTCGGCAGTGCCGCCCAATTTCACGATTTGGTCGGCGAGTTTCTGGCGGAATGTAATCGTATTGCCGAGATGGCAGAGCGAGAAACCGCGATGGCCTCGTGA